One genomic window of Coffea eugenioides isolate CCC68of chromosome 1, Ceug_1.0, whole genome shotgun sequence includes the following:
- the LOC113750383 gene encoding rhodanese-like domain-containing protein 4A, chloroplastic, with the protein METLSVGLSTSPPSLNYPNIQTFTSKPILRIPSSTSQSRHFMQTVSPPTKAPRQAPQTEFPNSQLTKTLTTLCNGDMLRFHLDAMLLKSHVSFLSMGFFFPLSCFASEAAVPTTQEVSNKINLEAVVVSVDDFFNKNPFFVAGVVFIWLVVVPLGQEYFRKYKFISAIDAFRKLRDDPNYQLLDIRDEKSLDFLNSPNLKILNKSVLQVAFSEGDEEGFLRQVLEKFKEPDKTTVCVLDNFDGNSMKVAELLAKNGLKEAYAIRGGIRGNKGWQEIQETLLPPSVHIYPKKKAKVSQQPSGNGGVNSQTEGSSSSVTGLLANEPEKISDGSVISSSELTSGTKCGPRSSSPYPNYPDLKPPSSPTPSKPEI; encoded by the exons ATGGAGACTTTATCCGTAGGACTCTCAACTTCTCCACCTTCATTAAACTACCCCAATATCCAAACTTTTACTTCCAAACCCATTCTTCGAATCCCCAGTTCAACTTCTCAGTCCCGCCATTTTATGCAAACTGTTTCCCCTCCCACTAAAGCACCTCGTCAAGCACCCCAGACTGAATTTCCGAATAGTCAGCTAACCAAAACTTTAACCACTCTTTGTAATGGGGATATGTTAAGGTTTCATTTGGATGCCATGCTTCTCAAATCCCATGTTTCCTTTCTATCAATGGgattctttttccctctttcttgtTTTGCTTCTGAAGCTGCTGTACCAACAACTCAAGAAGTCTCTAACAAAATTAACTTGGAAGCTGTTGTGGTTTCAGTGGATGATTTCTTCAATAAAAATCCATTCTTTGTTGCTGGGGTTGTCTTTATTTGGCTTGTTGTAGTCCCATTGGGCCAAGAATACTTTCGGAAGTATAAGTTTATCTCTGCCATTGATGCTTTCAGGAAACTCCGGGATGACCCCAATTATCAGCTGTTGGATATCAGGGATGAGAAGAGTTTGGATTTCCTGAATTCACCTAATTTGAAGATTTTAAATAAGAGTGTGCTGCAGGTGGCTTTTTCcgaaggagatgaagaaggtTTTTTGAGGcaagttttggaaaaatttaagGAGCCAGATAAAACCACTGTTTGTGTTCTGGACAA TTTTGATGGTAACTCCATGAAAGTGGCTGAGTTATTAGCCAAAAATGGACTTAAGGAAGCTTATGCAATTAGAGGTGGAATTAGAGGCAACAAAGGATGGCAG GAGATACAAGAAACTCTGCTCCCTCCATCTGTGCACATCTACCCCAAGAAGAAGGCCAAAGTTTCACAGCAACCTAGTGGTAATGGTGGAGTAAACAGCCAAACTGAAGGTAGCTCATCATCTGTTACGGGTCTGCTTGCCAACGAACCTGAAAAGATCAGCGATGGATCTGTAATCAGTTCTTCTGAACTGACCTCTGGGACAAAATGTGGCCCTAGATCATCATCGCCATACCCAAAT TATCCAGATTTGAAACCACCATCATCCCCAACACCATCAAAGCCAGAAATATGA
- the LOC113783054 gene encoding TPR repeat-containing protein ZIP4-like, with amino-acid sequence MRIAEISSPELRRSHDQESGPHSHTLSQIESSIKQLELHSPSTILPEALSSDLRYALTQLTQLAPFPNSVCLSIWKLSYRLWNACVDLSNAFAASGIKSSEEHAKLRQVSADLLFLASDVVGIPSPAFKCASFFYKTGRVWHDLNKFDLASSCFEKATDLVSKVEISSISDNDEHKLVLNLNLARSRTAWEVSDRNLSIMLLSRSKNALFGISENYKALASQYLMFGKVILSKNEVSGVNEALKLMNEALELCEKGLRIAKTTEETLALKDLRAKALRFIAAAHLQRDEFDNVLKCVRVLRDGGGDQHPSLSVLAMKAWLGLARYGEAEKELKGMVINKGIPEGVWVSAVESFFQAAGTAGADTAKSVFLGLLGRCHVSAGSAFRVVNRVVGDSGGGSGEGSRVRAKVVVELVSDERVVALFAGEEASKERTAMHALLWNRAAEHFRSKDFQISAELFEKSMLYVPYDLENRMLRAKGFRVLCLCHLGLSQLDQAEEYITEAEKLQPDIASAFLKFKIYLQRKDHCNAIAQVQVMSSCLDFSPDFLSLSAHEAVACQSLPVAVASLSHLLNFYSLGKPMPAMEVAVFRTLVTILTKETGHASDILQYIKRALDRVSEIGADCFFGKGEVGKREKNWFAVNAWNFGVQMGKEKSYGLSAQFFRLASEFYSIKFDADIEDYNLMVCKSLILCVSAIIADEKQTNSTLLETEVKAAIELSDRAGKILLSSSAISLQDEHKETSIESDFIFMHAWSAYDLYSRLSDMGQKQMLLIRSFASSKSCNPLHLLQIGLDASQGPRSNPEVAGFALNSCLSALLASPSPDYQYVALILRKLISVSTIFKGDTDDAVISIYKQADRIMVGLKEGEYPTEEAKWLSMTAWNRAALPLRLGQTEVAEKWMNIGLELAKKVPGMQTYRSCMEDFVSGYEKRFRELGNGENRPIMVS; translated from the exons ATGAGAATAGCAGAGATCTCCTCGCCGGAGCTCAGACGTAGCCACGATCAAGAGTCCGGACCTCACTCTCACACACTTTCACAAATCGAGTCATCAATTAAACAACTCGAACTCCATTCTCCTTCCACCATCTTACCGGAAGCTCTCTCCTCCGACCTCCGTTATGCCCTGACTCAGCTGACACAGCTCGCGCCCTTCCCCAACTCAGTTTGTCTCAGCATCTGGAAACTCAGCTACCGACTCTGGAATGCCTGCGTCGATCTCTCCAACGCCTTCGCCGCCAGCGGCATCAAATCCTCCGAAGAGCACGCTAAGCTCCGTCAAGTCTCCGCTGACCTCCTCTTCCTCGCCTCTGACGTCGTCGGTATTCCTTCCCCGGCATTCAAGTGCGCCTCCTTCTTCTACAAGACCGGTCGCGTTTGGCACGATCTCAACAAATTCGACCTCGCGAGTAGTTGCTTCGAAAAAGCTACGGATCTCGTATCCAAAGTTGAAATTAGTTCAATTTCAGATAACGATGAGCACAAGCTTGTGTTAAATCTAAATCTAGCTAGATCCCGGACTGCTTGGGAAGTTTCTGATAGGAATTTGTCGATTATGTTACTTAGTCGGTCAAAAAATGCACTGTTTGGAATTTCAGAGAACTACAAAGCATTAGCATCTCAGTATTTGATGTTCGGAAAAGTTATTTTGTCGAAAAATGAAGTTTCTGGAGTGAATGAAGCGTTAAAATTGATGAATGAAGCACTGGAGTTGTGTGAAAAGGGGTTGAGGATTGCGAAGACAACAGAGGAGACTTTAGCACTGAAGGATTTGAGAGCAAAAGCGCTGCGCTTCATAGCCGCTGCTCATTTGCAGAGGGATGAATTTGATAATGTTCTCAAGTGCGTGAGAGTTTTGAGGGATGGTGGCGGGGACCAGCACCCAAGTTTGAGCGTGTTGGCCATGAAGGCGTGGTTGGGATTAGCAAGATATGGGGAAGCAGAGAAGGAGCTGAAAGGCATGGTAATAAATAAGGGGATTCCAGAGGGGGTTTGGGTCTCTGCAGTTGAATCATTCTTTCAGGCAGCTGGCACGGCTGGTGCCGATACCGCAAAAAGCGTGTTTTTGGGGCTATTAGGAAGGTGCCACGTCAGTGCTGGATCAGCTTTTAGAGTGGTAAACAGGGTGGTTGGAGATAGTGGAGGCGGCAGTGGGGAAGGTTCAAGAGTGAGGGCAAAAGTGGTGGTGGAACTGGTGTCTGATGAGAGGGTTGTGGCGCTTTTCGCTGGAGAAGAGGCATCTAAAGAGAGGACTGCGATGCATGCTCTTCTTTGGAACCG TGCTGCAGAACATTTTCGATCCAAAGATTTTCAGATCAGTGCTGAGCTGTTTGAAAAGTCTATGCTCTATGTCCCTTATGACTTAGAGAATAGAATGCTCAGAGCAAAGGGCTTTAGAGTTCTCTGTCTCTGTCACTTAGGCCTTTCACAACTAGATCAAGCTGAAGAGTACATTACTGAAGCAGAAAAG CTTCAACCTGATATAGCTAGTGCCTTCCTTAAG TTTAAAATTTACCtgcaaaggaaggatcactgtAATGCAATAGCTCAGGTGCAAGTGATGTCAAGCTGTCTTGACTTCAGTCCTGATTTCCTCTCACTTTCGGCACATGAAGCTGTTGCCTGCCAATCTCTTCCTGTTGCAGTTGCTTCTTTGTCCCATCTCCTAAACTTCTACTCCTTAGGAAAGCCAATGCCAGCCATGGAAGTTGCAGTTTTTCGGACCTTAGTAACAATTCTTACAAAAGAGACTGGCCATGCATCTGATATTCTACAATACATTAAACGTGCTCTTGATAGGGTATCTGAGATTGGAGCTGACTGCTTTTTTGGAAAAGGTGAGGTTGGAAAACGGGAAAAGAATTGGTTTGCAGTGAATGCGTGGAATTTTGGGGTGCAAATGGGGAAAGAAAAAAGTTATGGACTATCAGCACAGTTTTTCAGATTGGCGTCAGAGTTCTATAGCATCAAATTTGATGCAGACATAGAGGATTACAACTTAATGGTCTGTAAATCATTGATATTGTGTGTTTCTGCAATTATTGCTGATGAAAAGCAGACAAATAGCACGCTGCTAGAAACTGAAGTTAAAGCAGCCATTGAACTGTCAGATAGAGCTGGAAAG ATTTTATTATCAAGCTCTGCAATCTCTTTGCAAGATGAACATAAAGAAACCAGCATAGAGTCtgacttcatttttatgcacgCTTGGAGTGCCTACGATCTATATTCAAGGCTAAGTGACATGGGACAAAAGCAGATGCTTTTGATAAGAAGCTTTGCTAGTTCTAAATCTTGCAATCCTTTGCATCTTCTTCAGATCGGTCTTGATGCCTCACAGGGACCACGATCCAACCCTGAAGTAGCTGGTTTTGCCCTGAATTCTTGCCTTTCTGCTCTCCTTGCTTCCCCTTCTCCTGATTACCAATATGTGGCTTTAATTCTGAGGAAATTAATTTCTGTAAGCACTATTTTTAAGGGTGATACAGATGATGCAGTAATTAGCATATACAAACAAGCAGACCGAATCATGGTGGGTTTGAAGGAAGGGGAGTATCCCACTGAAGAGGCAAAATGGCTTTCCATGACAGCATGGAACCGAGCAGCACTTCCTCTGAGGTTGGGACAGACTGAAGTGGCAGAGAAGTGGATGAATATTGGGTTGGAATTGGCGAAGAAGGTTCCAGGTATGCAAACTTATAGGTCCTGCATGGAAGATTTTGTTTCTGGCTATGAGAAGAGATTCCGTGAACTCGGAAATGGTGAAAACAGGCCAATAATGGTGTCGTGA
- the LOC113781127 gene encoding FRIGIDA-like protein 3 — translation MEDAGSVATLMDSTSSKIQQLQKAFAELESHRAITLNWKWKQLEEHFHGLEKSLKRRFTELEDQEREFETKIVESKAMLERRQATVVANEQASLARLQQKRDAAVCAITSALEKHRKLSSDEPAFDNSKDHGGAPDKEDKPPDAMAAESNIRELTAPSEIENAAVKLYPELVKLCQEMDSEGLHKFISDNRKNLAVMREEIPNALKAANDPASLVLDSLNGFYSMEMPSSDAKKDSNLLGLRRSCIMLMECLSTSFTNLDQELISGMISSDVKERAKVIAEEWKPKLDELDVDAGSGNSLEAHAFLQLLATFGINSDFDQESLSKLIPMVSRRRQTADLCRSLGLSDKMPGVIDVLVKNGRQIDAVNLAFAFDLTEQFSPVILLKSYLSDAAKLSSPGKLGNTSPSAQCDVNEKELSALKAVIKCVEEHKLYGLDGLQKRVVQLEKAKADKKRATEVAKPQSKRPRANGAGYGPRVANVAADKSFYARMTDRYPQYIYDRPYCYSGPTDNHVAPVLGTAAYSLPHSHGNFFGAGYQYQVAPYLH, via the exons ATGGAAGATGCTGGTTCAGTTGCTACACTCATGGATTCTACAAGCTCCAAAATACAGCAATTGCAAAAAGCATTTGCTGAGCTTGAGAGTCATCGTGCAATTACCCTCAACTGGAAATGGAAACAACTTGAAGAGCATTTTCATGGGCTTGAGAAGTCTTTGAAGAGGCGTTTCACTGAGTTGGAAGACCAAGAAAGggagtttgaaacaaaaatagTTGAGTCTAAAGCGATGTTGGAGAGGCGTCAAGCTACTGTTGTGGCCAATGAGCAGGCTTCATTGGCGAGACTCCAGCAGAAGAGAGATGCTGCTGTCTGTGCGATTACTTCTGCTCTGGAGAAGCACAGGAAGTTATCTTCTGATGAACCTGCTTTTGATAATAGCAAGGACCATGGTGGGGCACCAGATAAGGAGGATAAACCTCCTGATGCTATGGCTGCTGAGAGCAACATAAGAGAGTTGACGGCACCTTCTGAAATTGAGAATGCAGCGGTGAAGTTGTATCCAGAGCTTGTCAAGTTGTGTCAGGAGATGGATTCAGAAGGCCTGCACAAATTTATATCAGACAACCGTAAAAACCTTGCTGTTATGAGGGAGGAAATTCCAAATGCACTAAAGGCTGCAAATGATCCAGCCTCGCTGGTTCTGGACTCACTCAATGGTTTCTACAGCATGGAAATGCCTAGCTCAGATGCCAAAAAGGACTCAAACCTCCTAGGCCTTCGTCGAAGCTGTATCATGCTGATGGAATGCCTTAGCACTTCTTTCACAAATTTGGATCAGGAACTCATCTCAGGTATGATCTCATCTGATGTCAAGGAACGGGCAAAAGTTATTGCTGAAGAGTGGAAGCCGAAGTTAGATGAACTTGATGTTGATGCCGGCAGTGGGAACTCCTTAGAGGCTCATGCATTCTTGCAACTTCTAGCTACTTTTGGTATCAATTCTGATTTTGACCAGGAGAGCTTATCCAAGCTAATACCTATGGTTTCTCGTCGTCGCCAGACAGCTGATCTGTGTCGTTCCCTTGGATTGTCTGACAAAATGCCAG GTGTCATTGATGTTTTGGTGAAAAATGGGAGACAAATTGATGCTGTTAATCTGGCTTTTGCATTTGACCTGACAGAGCAGTTTTCACCTGTTATATTACTGAAATCCTACCTGAGCGACGCAGCAAAATTGTCTTCACCTGGTAAACTGGGAAACACATCACCTTCTGCACAG TGCGATGTCAATGAAAAGGAGCTTTCTGCTCTTAAGGCTGTGATTAAGTGCGTCGAGGAGCACAAGCTTTACGGTCTGGATGGTCTCCAAAAAAGGGTCGTGCAGctggagaaggcaaaggcagaTAAGAAAAGAGCCACAGAAGTTGCAAAACCTCAATCCAAAAGGCCTCGTGCTAATGGTGCTGGATATGGGCCACGAGTTGCTAATGTTGCCGCTGACAAGAGCTTCTATGCTAGGATGACTGATAGGTACCCACAGTACATCTATGACAGACCATACTGTTATTCCGGACCAACTGACAACCACGTCGCCCCAGTTCTGGGTACTGCTGCTTACAGCCTCCCTCATAGTCATGGCAACTTCTTTGGAGCTGGATACCAGTACCAGGTGGCTCCGTACCTGCACTAA
- the LOC113748456 gene encoding probably inactive leucine-rich repeat receptor-like protein kinase At5g48380, which translates to MSLHRRALTALAAVLAWFFANASFSNGNPRDVDCLRAVKQTLEDPLNSLSTWNFDNSTEGFICKFTGIECWHPDENKVLNVRLSSMGLKGEFPRDLANCSSLTGLDLSSNNISGKIPPDISSIIKFVTTLDLSSNHLSGQIPEDLANCSFLNSLKLDNNQLTGHIPLEIGLLDRLKTFSVKNNQLTGPVPTFINASVNADSYASNPGLCGSPLPACQGPSKKPRTGIIVGAAVGGVTIAALAVGFGMFFFMRRLPGKKKEDDPEGNKWAKSLKGAKGTKLSMFEKSVSKMRLSDLMKATSNFSKNNIIGSGRTGAMYKALLEDGTSLMVKRLQDTQHSEKEFVSEMATLGNIRHRNLVPLLGFCMAKKERLLVYKLMPNGSLHDKLHFPHDADKKMDWPLRLKIAVRAAKGFAWLHHNCNPRIIHRNISSKCILLDVDFEPKISDFGLARLMNPIDTHLSTFVNGEFGDLGYVAPEYTRTLVATPKGDVFSFGVVLLELVTGELPTSVAKAPESFKGNLVEWISNLSINSKLHDAIDQSLVAKGYDGELFQFLKVACSCVLPAPKERPTMFEVYQLLRAIGQRYNFTTEDDILVLSENGDADQLQELIVAREGIEMQ; encoded by the exons ATGTCACTCCATAGACGAGCTCTTACTGCTCTTGCTGCTGTCCTTGCCTGGTTTTTTGCCAATGCTTCTTTCAGTAATGGTAATCCGAGAGATGTTGATTGTCTGAGAGCTGTAAAACAGACGTTAGAAGATCCGTTGAATTCCTTATCTACATGGAATTTTGACAATTCAACCGAAGGTTTTATCTGCAAGTTTACTGGAATTGAATGCTGGCATCCAGATGAGAATAAGGTGTTAAATGTACGACTTTCGAGCATGGGACTGAAGGGGGAGTTTCCGCGTGATCTTGCAAATTGCTCATCTCTGACAGGTTTAGATCTTTCCAGCAACAACATCAGTGGAAAAATTCCACCTGACATCTCCAGTATAATTAAGTTTGTTACCACTCTTGATCTGTCCTCCAACCATTTATCGGGACAAATCCCAGAAGATCTTGCAAATTGTTCATTTTTAAACAGTCTTAAGCTGGACAACAACCAACTAACGGGGCATATTCCTCTAGAGATTGGTCTACTTGATCGACTGAAGACATTTAGTGTAAAAAACAATCAGCTGACTGGGCCTGTTCCAACGTTTATAAATGCTAGTGTTAATGCAGACAGCTATGCAAGTAATCCAGGGCTATGTGGGAGTCCGCTGCCGGCGTGCCAGGGTCCTTCAAAGAAACCACGGACAGGAATTATTGTCGGGGCAGCTGTTGGTGGGGTAACCATTGCAGCTTTAGCGGTTGGTTTTGGAATGTTCTTCTTTATGCGTAGGTTGCCTGGAAAGAAGAAGGAAGATGATCCTGAAGGAAACAAATGGGCAAAGAGCCTTAAGGGTGCCAAAGGCACCAAG CTTTCAATGTTTGAGAAATCAGTTTCAAAAATGAGATTAAGTGATTTAATGAAGGCCACCAGCAATTTTAGCAAAAACAACATAATTGGGTCTGGAAGAACGGGTGCTATGTACAAGGCATTACTTGAGGATGGAACATCACTCATGGTGAAGAGGTTGCAGGACACTCAGCACTCAGAGAAAGAGTTTGTTTCTGAGATGGCTACATTAGGAAATATAAGGCACCGCAACTTGGTTCCTCTCCTGGGGTTTTGCATGGCTAAGAAAGAGAGGCTTTTAGTCTACAAGCTTATGCCGAATGGATCCCTCCATGATAAACTGCATTTCCCACATGATGCTgacaaaaaaatggattggCCTTTGAGGCTTAAAATTGCTGTTCGAGCAGCTAAAGGTTTTGCATGGCTCCATCATAATTGCAATCCTCGCATTATTCATCGAAATATAAGCTCCAAATGCATTTTGTTGGATGTTGACTTTGAACCCAAGATATCTGATTTTGGACTTGCTCGGCTTATGAACCCCATTGACACTCATTTGAGTACTTTTGTCAATGGAGAATTTGGTGACTTGGGTTATGTTGCCCCTGAGTATACAAGAACCCTAGTGGCCACTCCAAAGGGGGATGTCTTCAGTTTCGGTGTTGTGCTTCTTGAGTTGGTTACAGGAGAGCTGCCTACCTCTGTGGCAAAGGCACCAGAAAGCTTTAAGGGAAACCTGGTGGAATGGATTTCCAATCTATCAATCAACTCCAAACTTCACGATGCAATTGATCAGTCTTTGGTTGCAAAGGGTTATGATGGTGAGCTTTTCCAGTTTCTCAAAGTTGCCTGTAGCTGTGTACTGCCTGCACCCAAGGAGAGGCCTACAATGTTTGAAGTATACCAGCTTTTAAGGGCCATTGGACAGCGATATAACTTCACCACAGAAGATGACATTTTGGTGCTTTCAGAAAATGGAGATGCAGATCAACTACAGGAGCTTATTGTTGCTCGTGAAGGAATAGAGATGCAATAA
- the LOC113778628 gene encoding UDP-glycosyltransferase 74G1-like: MTMASSKVHVLALPLPVQGHINPLLQFCKRLEAKGVKVTFANTVSLSESMHADPKRSINFETISDGYDDGGYAAAESFEAYVEKFATVGSKTLADLITKLEDDGEPVQAVIYDPHLTWALDVAKRFGLVTAAFFTQTCAVNSIYYHVYHGLLPVPLSDSPISLPGLPLLQPKETPSFIYLPDSYPAFRHILVNQFSNVDQADWVILSNFHKLEEDAVNWMARLWRVKTVGPTVPSMFLDKRLEDDTGYGINLYKPDSSLCINWLDNQPKDSVVYVAFGSWIGIEAEQVEEIASALMEIGFRFLWVVRALEKEKLPSNFVDETSEKGLVVTWSPQLEVLAHESVACFVTHCGLNSVMEALSLGVPVVAAPLLTDQPTNAKFIEDVWGVGVRAAADEKGIVRRETLVSCIREIMEGERGKQIKENGIKWKTLAKEAIDEGGSSDRNIDEFVAELISGAGQPDA, from the exons ATGACGATGGCATCAAGCAAGGTTCATGTTCTAGCTCTGCCATTACCTGTCCAGGGCCACATAAACCCCTTGCTCCAATTCTGTAAACGTTTGGAGGCAAAGGGTGTCAAAGTCACCTTTGCCAACACTGTCTCCCTGTCCGAGTCTATGCACGCCGATCCTAAGAGGTCAATTAACTTTGAAACCATTTCAGATGGCTACGACGACGGTGGCTATGCAGCAGCTGAAAGCTTCGAGGCCTACGTGGAAAAATTTGCCACCGTCGGCTCGAAAACCTTGGCTGATCTTATCACGAAACTAGAAGACGATGGCGAACCAGTTCAGGCCGTGATTTATGATCCACACTTGACATGGGCTCTTGATGTAGCTAAGCGGTTTGGACTTGTTACGGCTGCTTTTTTCACTCAAACTTGTGCTGTAAACAGCATCTACTACCATGTTTATCATGGGCTTCTACCGGTCCCTCTTTCAGACTCACCTATTTCCCTTCCTGGATTGCCGCTGCTCCAACCAAAGGAAACTCCGTCCTTTATCTACCTTCCCGATTCGTATCCTGCTTTTCGTCACATACTTGTCAATCAGTTCTCCAACGTTGATCAAGCAGATTGGGTCATCCTCAGCAATTTCCACAAATTGGAGGAAGAT GCGGTGAATTGGATGGCGAGACTTTGGCGAGTGAAGACAGTGGGTCCAACAGTTCCATCCATGTTCTTGGATAAACGCCTTGAGGATGATACAGGTTATGGGATCAATCTCTACAAGCCAGACTCGAGCTTGTGCATCAACTGGCTAGACAATCAACCGAAGGACTCGGTTGTTTATGTGGCATTCGGTAGCTGGATAGGGATCGAAGCAGAACAAGTCGAGGAAATAGCTTCAGCTTTGATGGAGATCGGATTCAGATTCTTATGGGTGGTGAGGGCGCTTGAGAAGGAAAAGCTACCAAGCAACTTCGTTGATGAGACGTCGGAGAAAGGTTTGGTGGTGACATGGAGTCCACAGCTTGAGGTATTAGCACATGAATCGGTTGCATGTTTCGTTACCCACTGTGGGCTCAATTCGGTGATGGAGGCATTGAGTTTAGGCGTGCCGGTGGTGGCAGCGCCGCTGTTAACGGACCAGCCCACCAATGCTAAGTTTATTGAGGACGTTTGGGGGGTTGGTGTGAGGGCTGCTGCTGATGAGAAAGGCATTGTGAGAAGGGAAACGTTAGTTTCCTGTATAAGGGAGATTATGGAGGGAGAAAGGGGAAAGCAGATCAAAGAGAATGGCATTAAATGGAAGACTTTAGCTAAGGAAGCTATTGATGAGGGTGGGAGTTCTGACAGGAATATTGATGAATTTGTAGCCGAATTAATTAGCGGTGCCGGACAACCAGATGCTTGA